The proteins below come from a single Edaphobacter acidisoli genomic window:
- a CDS encoding D-ribose ABC transporter substrate-binding protein — MIAIIVPSEDNPFFKTEADAAAAHAVALGYRVRVNSHDDDAYQQDNLIDAAIASNAAAIILDNAGTDASISAVRRATKAGIPVFLIDREIAVSGLAKAQIVSDNDQGARLVAGEFARILGGKGNYAELLGRESDTNAQIRTKGFHAVLDAHPGLHLVESQSANWSAEEAFQKTETILQAHADLDGIIAGNDTMAVGAAAAVRSAGRTKIKIVGFDGSPDALSAIKEGRIEATVLQPAVYISNLAVDEADRYLHTGSTGQPERQSIPCVLVTRTNVDDFHNFEKIR, encoded by the coding sequence TTGATCGCTATCATCGTCCCGTCCGAGGACAACCCTTTCTTCAAGACAGAGGCCGATGCTGCAGCAGCGCACGCCGTAGCGCTGGGATATCGTGTACGTGTGAACTCGCACGATGATGATGCCTATCAGCAGGACAACCTGATCGATGCGGCGATTGCATCGAATGCAGCAGCGATCATCCTCGACAACGCAGGCACGGATGCCTCCATCTCGGCAGTGCGGCGCGCGACCAAAGCCGGTATTCCCGTATTCCTTATCGACCGCGAGATTGCTGTGAGTGGTTTGGCTAAAGCGCAGATTGTCTCCGATAACGATCAGGGTGCGCGGCTTGTCGCCGGTGAGTTCGCGCGCATTCTCGGCGGCAAAGGCAACTACGCAGAGCTGCTTGGGCGCGAGTCCGATACAAACGCGCAAATTCGCACCAAGGGATTTCACGCAGTTCTCGACGCACACCCCGGCCTTCATCTCGTCGAATCACAGTCTGCAAACTGGTCTGCGGAAGAAGCATTTCAAAAGACCGAAACGATCTTGCAAGCCCATGCTGATCTTGATGGAATCATCGCGGGCAACGATACGATGGCGGTGGGCGCGGCGGCCGCCGTCAGATCTGCCGGACGTACAAAGATTAAGATCGTTGGATTCGACGGCAGCCCCGACGCTCTAAGCGCAATCAAAGAAGGCCGCATCGAAGCCACCGTGTTGCAGCCGGCCGTCTATATCTCCAACCTCGCGGTCGATGAAGCGGACCGCTATCTGCATACTGGCAGCACCGGTCAGCCTGAGCGGCAGAGCATCCCATGCGTGCTGGTCACGCGCACCAACGTTGACGACTTTCATAACTTTGAGAAGATCAGGTAA
- a CDS encoding ABC transporter permease, whose protein sequence is MNSAATAVSRPQRTLAVSARIALLLLKARAILVLLLLLILFSALAPAFLTLNNFSILTKHVSISALLAVGMTFSILTGGIDLSVGSLAGLSGMVAGYVLTQGFHLGGSQYFPPAIVAILCAIAACLLVGLLNGWLVAKANVAPFIATLGTLYIARGAALLISNGKTFPDLAGIPARHNTGFPAIGESAFLGLPTPVWIMLAVFAVTWLIAVKTPLGRHIYAIGGNERASVLAGIRVNRVKVFTYVFSAFTAALVGLIIAGQLEAAHPATGESFELTAIAAVVLGGTSLMGGRGTITGSLIGAFVIGVLEDGLIMLGVSQFWQMVITGLVIVMAVAIDQLQSRIQARLLPYMLTSTEGSR, encoded by the coding sequence ATGAATTCAGCCGCCACCGCCGTTTCCCGGCCGCAACGAACTTTGGCCGTCTCAGCACGCATAGCGCTTCTGCTGCTGAAGGCGCGGGCCATTCTCGTCCTGTTGCTGCTGCTTATTCTCTTCTCTGCTTTGGCGCCAGCGTTTCTCACGCTCAATAACTTCTCCATCCTGACCAAGCACGTCTCCATCTCTGCACTACTGGCGGTGGGAATGACATTCTCCATTCTCACTGGAGGCATTGATCTGTCCGTTGGCTCGCTCGCAGGATTAAGCGGCATGGTTGCGGGCTATGTGCTCACACAGGGATTTCACCTTGGCGGTAGCCAGTATTTCCCTCCGGCCATTGTTGCGATTCTCTGCGCCATTGCAGCTTGCCTGCTCGTAGGACTGCTGAACGGATGGCTGGTCGCGAAGGCCAACGTTGCGCCATTTATTGCCACACTTGGAACGCTCTACATCGCGCGTGGCGCGGCGCTGTTGATCTCGAACGGCAAGACCTTCCCCGATCTGGCAGGAATACCCGCGCGCCACAACACAGGATTTCCAGCCATTGGCGAAAGCGCCTTTCTTGGCCTTCCGACTCCGGTTTGGATTATGCTGGCGGTCTTTGCAGTGACATGGCTCATTGCGGTCAAGACTCCGCTTGGCCGCCATATCTATGCGATCGGCGGGAATGAGCGCGCGTCGGTTCTTGCGGGCATTCGTGTCAATCGCGTGAAGGTGTTCACGTATGTCTTCTCAGCGTTCACGGCCGCGCTGGTGGGTTTGATTATTGCCGGACAACTGGAGGCCGCGCATCCTGCGACTGGTGAGAGCTTTGAGCTGACCGCGATTGCAGCCGTAGTGTTGGGCGGAACTTCGCTGATGGGGGGACGCGGCACCATCACCGGATCGCTCATCGGCGCCTTCGTCATCGGCGTGCTCGAAGACGGACTGATCATGCTGGGCGTCTCGCAGTTCTGGCAGATGGTGATTACGGGCCTGGTGATTGTGATGGCCGTTGCGATTGATCAGCTTCAAAGCCGCATTCAAGCTCGTCTGCTGCCTTATATGCTTACCTCGACGGAAGGATCGCGGTGA
- a CDS encoding sugar ABC transporter ATP-binding protein: MTSASSDLLLEARGIVKRYGGNVALDQVTYRIRRNQVNVLIGENGAGKSTLMRILAGAEIADKGELLLDGEPISIRSPREAAAHGISIVHQELAVLPNLDVSENIFAGRELTRASSIIDRATQDRRSAAAMEKLRKPVPVRSEAAHLSLGCRQLLEIARSLVFGAKLLILDEPTSALSTSETESLFEVLAELRQSGVTIIYISHRLHELLYLGDWFTVLRSGRVVGEAPRNEVSREWIVERMSGRPAAPETEHSRAERTNAAPLLRAEGLTLESSGGDQEAQAPLHSVSFALAPGEVLGIYGLLGAGRTELVEALAGHRRMAAGRVYLRDTIVELRNVTDTVAAGIVLVPEDRQRDGLFSELSVRENIAIAATKGIFLSRTQETARVQEIARELNIVPTDCELPVSLLSGGNQQKVLLARCLMRSPSVLLLDEPTRGVDVGARQEIYRTLRRLAANGLSILFTSSEIEETRLLADRVLVLCQGRISARFLRNEITDEALFAAASPSVSRPERGNALAHTPSWSQG, encoded by the coding sequence ATGACCTCTGCGTCGTCCGATCTGCTGCTGGAAGCTCGCGGCATCGTCAAGCGTTATGGCGGCAATGTTGCGCTCGATCAGGTGACCTACCGCATTCGGCGCAATCAGGTGAATGTGCTGATCGGCGAGAACGGAGCGGGCAAGAGCACGCTGATGCGCATTCTGGCCGGTGCTGAGATCGCCGATAAAGGAGAGCTTCTACTCGATGGAGAACCGATCTCGATTCGCTCTCCGCGCGAGGCCGCAGCACACGGCATCTCCATCGTGCATCAGGAACTCGCCGTGCTTCCAAACCTTGATGTCAGTGAGAACATCTTTGCGGGCCGGGAGCTGACGCGTGCTTCATCCATCATTGATCGCGCCACGCAGGATCGCCGTTCGGCAGCAGCGATGGAGAAGCTTCGCAAGCCGGTTCCTGTTCGCTCTGAAGCCGCGCATCTTTCGCTTGGTTGCAGACAGTTGCTCGAGATTGCACGCTCACTGGTCTTCGGCGCGAAGTTGCTCATTCTCGATGAACCAACATCAGCTCTCTCCACCAGCGAGACGGAGTCGCTCTTTGAAGTGCTCGCGGAGCTGCGGCAATCGGGTGTGACCATCATCTACATCTCGCATCGGCTCCATGAGCTGCTCTATCTGGGAGACTGGTTTACCGTGCTGCGCTCGGGCCGTGTCGTAGGTGAGGCTCCGCGCAACGAAGTCTCGCGCGAATGGATCGTCGAGCGTATGTCCGGACGCCCTGCGGCGCCCGAAACCGAGCACTCGCGAGCAGAGCGCACGAATGCCGCTCCGCTTCTTAGAGCCGAAGGGCTTACCCTCGAAAGCAGTGGTGGCGACCAGGAAGCACAGGCCCCACTTCACTCGGTGAGCTTCGCGCTTGCGCCGGGCGAGGTGTTGGGCATCTATGGTCTGCTTGGCGCCGGGCGTACTGAGCTTGTCGAAGCGCTCGCTGGTCATCGCCGCATGGCCGCTGGCCGAGTTTATCTTCGCGACACCATAGTCGAATTGCGCAACGTCACCGATACGGTGGCGGCTGGCATCGTGCTTGTTCCTGAAGATCGGCAACGAGACGGGCTTTTCTCTGAACTCTCCGTGCGCGAAAACATCGCGATCGCGGCAACCAAAGGCATCTTTCTCTCTCGCACGCAGGAGACCGCGCGGGTGCAAGAGATTGCTCGCGAATTGAACATTGTTCCGACAGACTGCGAGTTGCCCGTCTCGCTGCTCTCGGGCGGCAATCAGCAGAAGGTGCTACTGGCTCGATGCCTGATGCGGTCGCCGTCTGTGCTGCTGCTCGACGAACCTACGCGCGGCGTGGACGTGGGCGCGCGCCAGGAGATCTATCGCACGCTGCGCCGGTTGGCCGCGAACGGACTCAGCATTCTGTTTACCTCGTCGGAGATTGAAGAGACACGTTTGCTGGCTGACCGTGTACTGGTCCTCTGCCAGGGACGCATCTCTGCACGATTTCTTCGCAATGAAATTACCGACGAAGCACTCTTCGCAGCAGCCAGCCCATCCGTCTCGCGCCCAGAGCGCGGCAATGCGCTGGCGCATACACCTTCATGGAGTCAGGGATGA